The Terriglobia bacterium genome has a segment encoding these proteins:
- a CDS encoding ubiquinol-cytochrome c reductase iron-sulfur subunit translates to MSKEDSPAPSKPAPKPAPTVKPAGPAAKASMPRRSFLSWMTLAWTAFTASMLAAATATGRFMFPNVLFEPPPTFKAGFPNEYQVGQVDERFKQKFAVWLVRTAYDKWANSSGIYALSTVCTHLGCTPNWLQAEQKFKCPCHGSGYYITGVNFEGPTPRPLERYAISLADDGQILVDKSRKFQEEKGEWINPAAFLKL, encoded by the coding sequence ATGAGTAAAGAAGACTCACCCGCTCCCTCGAAGCCGGCGCCAAAACCGGCACCAACCGTTAAGCCGGCAGGACCCGCAGCTAAAGCTTCGATGCCGCGCCGATCCTTCCTTTCCTGGATGACGTTGGCGTGGACCGCGTTCACCGCGTCGATGCTCGCTGCAGCTACTGCAACCGGCCGCTTCATGTTTCCGAACGTACTCTTCGAACCACCTCCAACCTTCAAAGCCGGCTTCCCTAATGAATATCAGGTCGGACAGGTCGACGAGCGCTTCAAGCAGAAATTCGCCGTCTGGCTCGTTCGCACCGCGTACGACAAGTGGGCGAATTCCAGCGGTATTTACGCGCTTTCGACGGTCTGTACGCACCTGGGCTGCACGCCGAACTGGCTGCAGGCCGAACAGAAATTCAAATGCCCCTGCCACGGCAGCGGTTACTACATCACTGGCGTGAACTTCGAAGGCCCGACGCCCCGGCCTCTGGAGCGGTACGCCATCAGTCTCGCTGACGATGGGCAGATTCTTGTGGATAAGAGCAGGAAGTTCCAGGAAGAAAAAGGCGAATGGATCAATCCCGCTGCGTTTTTAAAACTCTAA